The following proteins are co-located in the Polystyrenella longa genome:
- a CDS encoding secretin N-terminal domain-containing protein — protein sequence MTSAFSFTSFRRQYLCLMSASLWCSLALWNLPSTFGQDAAAAPADTPAPAEPAQPAPETPAPAPPAPVTDFAVPYARLGDPTIQAGIGLTDEQKAKVAELLTSRAETVVSAAPEARDELIAASDVQLRGILNVEQLNQFVKLVQPKIRFNFKYSRWSDVLEWFADQAGLSLVIDAPPPGTFNYRDNREYTPSEAIDKMNSWLATKDYTLIRRDSMLMVVDLSEKLPKELIPRIKPEEWAERGRYELVTTVFPLEGRVPTDVETEVKPMLGPHGESSLLPKTGQIIVTDQVKSLVSIQELIKSIPVPQPPKKEDKPKPPEPELRFYPAETFDAEAAIETMEKLVAGAKFVADPTAKRINAYATPPQHDAIAKIVEQIGADTAPEMSAALEVYPVDPANAVETVAAVQLGLPEVQVRHDVAQEQLVVFGTPDQQSKVKSILEKLGSGGVPSSNERQVEVYRLKNIERATALVLLEQVLPRVKLTSDERQNAIVAFGTLEEHEAIKSLLNQLQEEPENQSNLKTYVLKETPSTSLVTTLQELAPTAKITLEGKRLLVIADDAIQTEIEAALQQIDVPDNSLQKLDFYDIGSLDSTVVVTNLQQLLPTVRLSWDTETSKLLAFATAREHEQVQSALDEWTTNSEERPNRQIELIKLERADPTTTMTVLQGLFKQAQIMVDPGRRGLIVIADIEEQAALKAVVDQLDAEEPKKEEADFKFYPVPEKLEPNFISLLQQMTPGATITHDEPNSRIMVIAKSKDQAKAEANIGKLLAGTEEKAENVLQSYSVTSIQKQRFQALVPTLQLDFPGLQVLPETVPGELAIWARPEQHEKLTGIMEQIKSDVPLAEKQQLISYKLKVAEPTETLAVLQNLFPDTKFMMETRTRSILAWTRPALQEAIKSSLEQIDSGEPGEFQQNFVILPLKNVTFAVIQPILQEAAPAARVTHDPTANNVIIFGDEEAQNRLASILEKMQAQTKAASDESDRTTAVYPGLEGKSGGDLVKLLRQLVPGATLEDDPDAGTIIAIATEEEHQKLSETLQKLKEQSDSAEKPEAARIALKKANANDVRRLLEDALPDVEVRASRDDTAVMVVARPSQIQLIRDIIVKLDAGQIDETASLKVYSLESIPGANAGQTLMMVFPQAKYTLGTADPYKIILWGSEEEHAEYAKMIEQIDADWKPQSNASMKIYELKGIDTNMVVPVIQQAVPRATFATSNSLQRLIIWATESGHAEIAQIITQLEEQGPVGKDAEMRVYSFNATQATAVVPIIQAEITSARFGHSPDPYKMIVWATPAEHDEIKSIVDKLEAEETAVNSGEMTVYSLETVPASVAQSIIQAAHPSVRFGASPDNKKLVTWATPEQHVKIQEMVTKLDAQAGGNDFELRIYTLEATGSAYAYPIVANAVPGIVVSYSQDPSKLMVWGSPAQLAKIDKIIEQIKSDGPPAKDAYVETYTFNKIPAANAIAILQMAFPQTRITTTQDPRHLAIWARPNEHEGLAAIVEKLDSSLGDSENRAIQVFPLNNVSHITLLEFLKPDLKANANFTPNTATDNLIVQAPEDQMEGLAAAITDLVEKLPKDEKPVPKVYRFQHADPNAAIAVLRTLTPQANIAVDQRARSLVVTASPADQETIAAAVAEMDSKEASSRGNLLKHYKINNVEVSSMMGMLQTLFAFQPEVRFSMDANTSTLVAYATDPQHVEIAEFIDSLDSVGAAQTSKAYPLKNLDVNATFGIVRAMFPRNPAVPDQPTRSIVFVGSDNDHARLAEMLESIDVQGSQTNQEIKAYPVENVQPNSLVNMLQNLYRFRQDIYFSVDPQNNIIMAHAPAEYQEKIAATIAEIDQQKNTSISKAFSSSKVSGRSLYQLLLAQFRRNPEVSISLDPQGGMVMAFAPEKKMVEIEEAVAAIEASAKEIVSQVYKLDEIDARAMYQVLRGMLPDANVSFDNQSNTLMVAGSAEEQALVEKMIQQLEAEESQVVTDRVSKVYQSEKIASNSLLRVITDLFRNSRTVSVTENRESNSVVVYAKPIEHERIGEMMVALEEGTTENTIAVYRLENADPRSLQVALRSSVPDAQVGIDASNYSIVVTASETDQARVKETIAQLDMDPDEGKKLEVFNLQLNDAYTAEAAVERFFGNSIWDDNPSAPLIDSDVANQQLLVRGSDQQIKNIREFLVKMGENHLAESTSSNNKKIRVIPFEGNTQEAIEELQRIWPQLRSNRIKLVVPSAVAPTMRKFRKIHEDTPENTDPENNANFSVQDDVEAEKAELVEEAIVEPAETESVEEVITEQAAEPQPTAEELREQQEMQKLIDKARAKLKAIEEAEKAEAEEKANTPSASQDVPSQFNEPAAAPQEAAPVKPSAAVEDNQLEPAQPAPTQPEQPMPTQPGPDISVQENADNESAPPVIIAPGSDSITISSDDPEALNQIERLLRAMSRNESQPSLGKDFVIFQLKYASAESVEDTLDDLFNGNNRRRGGGARNRQTSFSPFSSITIQADERLNALIVYGNKKERDMVEELLQVLDTEESNKVLEQNQPRIVTVQNAPAVRIEAVLRDIYSSELRSAGGARPIPVPTGVSLEVATTIQQINITMAGPLLTLTVDEDTNSIIVAGADRLVNQVVDLIEQLDQKAETESTQTFRVVPLKKINSSRAREVLQELFPQNNFGSGNNSRRGRGRRGR from the coding sequence ATGACTTCAGCATTCAGTTTCACTTCCTTCCGCCGACAATACTTGTGCCTGATGAGTGCAAGTTTGTGGTGTAGCCTGGCTCTTTGGAATTTGCCCTCAACGTTCGGGCAAGATGCGGCCGCAGCACCTGCCGACACCCCTGCACCCGCCGAGCCTGCTCAGCCCGCACCAGAAACTCCGGCTCCTGCACCTCCGGCACCCGTGACGGACTTCGCTGTGCCTTACGCTCGATTGGGCGATCCTACGATACAGGCTGGGATTGGACTGACCGATGAACAGAAGGCGAAAGTTGCAGAATTGCTCACCTCACGAGCGGAGACAGTCGTCTCGGCCGCTCCGGAAGCGCGCGACGAACTGATCGCTGCCAGCGACGTGCAATTGAGAGGAATATTGAATGTCGAGCAACTGAATCAATTTGTGAAACTGGTTCAACCGAAGATTCGGTTCAATTTCAAATACTCGCGCTGGTCGGACGTGCTTGAATGGTTTGCGGACCAGGCCGGGCTTTCTCTGGTCATTGATGCACCACCACCCGGAACATTTAACTACCGCGACAATCGGGAATACACACCGAGCGAAGCGATCGACAAGATGAACAGCTGGCTGGCAACCAAGGATTACACGTTGATCCGTCGCGACAGCATGTTGATGGTTGTTGATCTTTCTGAAAAACTGCCCAAGGAATTGATTCCCCGAATTAAACCGGAAGAGTGGGCTGAGCGTGGACGGTACGAACTGGTTACCACCGTCTTCCCGTTGGAAGGACGTGTACCGACTGACGTTGAGACAGAAGTAAAACCCATGCTGGGCCCGCATGGCGAAAGTTCACTGTTGCCGAAAACGGGACAGATAATCGTGACGGACCAGGTTAAGAGTTTGGTTAGTATTCAGGAATTGATCAAAAGCATTCCTGTTCCACAACCACCGAAGAAAGAAGACAAACCTAAACCACCTGAGCCAGAACTGCGCTTCTACCCTGCCGAAACCTTCGATGCGGAAGCCGCGATTGAAACGATGGAAAAGCTGGTCGCTGGAGCCAAGTTCGTTGCTGATCCAACAGCGAAACGAATCAATGCCTATGCAACTCCTCCACAACATGACGCTATCGCGAAAATTGTCGAACAGATTGGTGCTGATACCGCACCCGAAATGAGTGCCGCGCTGGAAGTGTATCCGGTCGATCCTGCAAATGCTGTCGAGACGGTTGCAGCTGTTCAACTCGGATTGCCCGAAGTTCAGGTTCGTCATGATGTGGCCCAGGAACAACTGGTTGTGTTTGGCACACCCGATCAACAGTCGAAAGTGAAATCGATCCTGGAGAAACTGGGCTCAGGTGGGGTCCCCAGCAGTAACGAACGCCAGGTAGAAGTCTACCGGTTGAAAAACATCGAACGGGCAACTGCTCTCGTATTGCTGGAGCAGGTGTTGCCGCGTGTTAAATTGACCTCCGATGAACGCCAGAATGCCATCGTTGCGTTTGGGACACTGGAAGAGCATGAGGCGATTAAGTCTCTACTCAATCAGTTGCAGGAAGAGCCAGAGAATCAGAGTAATCTGAAGACGTATGTGCTGAAGGAAACTCCCTCGACCAGTTTGGTTACAACACTGCAGGAGCTTGCTCCGACTGCCAAAATTACATTAGAAGGCAAACGCCTGCTGGTGATTGCTGACGATGCGATTCAAACGGAAATTGAAGCCGCTCTTCAGCAGATTGATGTCCCTGACAATTCACTTCAGAAATTGGACTTTTACGACATCGGTTCGCTCGATTCGACTGTAGTCGTCACAAATTTACAACAACTGCTACCCACTGTTCGACTTAGTTGGGATACCGAGACTTCCAAGCTACTTGCGTTTGCGACGGCTCGTGAGCACGAACAGGTTCAGAGTGCATTGGATGAGTGGACGACCAATTCGGAGGAACGTCCCAACCGGCAGATTGAATTGATCAAACTGGAACGGGCCGATCCCACAACCACCATGACTGTTTTACAAGGTTTGTTCAAACAGGCTCAGATTATGGTCGACCCCGGTCGTCGTGGTTTGATTGTGATTGCTGACATTGAAGAACAAGCCGCACTGAAAGCGGTTGTCGATCAACTCGACGCGGAAGAGCCTAAAAAAGAAGAAGCTGATTTTAAGTTTTACCCCGTTCCCGAAAAGCTGGAGCCAAACTTCATCAGCTTGCTCCAACAGATGACACCGGGGGCAACGATCACTCACGACGAGCCGAATAGTCGTATCATGGTTATCGCGAAGAGCAAAGATCAGGCAAAAGCAGAAGCGAACATTGGAAAACTGTTAGCGGGAACCGAAGAGAAAGCGGAAAACGTTCTGCAGAGCTACTCTGTCACTTCGATCCAGAAACAACGTTTTCAGGCTTTAGTTCCGACGTTGCAGCTAGATTTCCCGGGGTTACAAGTCTTGCCGGAAACCGTTCCGGGAGAACTTGCCATCTGGGCTCGACCTGAACAGCACGAGAAGCTGACTGGCATTATGGAGCAGATTAAGAGTGATGTACCTCTCGCTGAAAAACAACAACTAATCTCCTATAAGTTGAAAGTGGCTGAACCGACGGAAACTCTGGCTGTATTGCAGAATTTGTTTCCTGATACAAAATTCATGATGGAGACTCGGACCCGTTCGATTCTTGCCTGGACCCGTCCAGCTCTGCAGGAAGCGATTAAATCCTCGCTCGAGCAGATCGACAGTGGCGAACCGGGTGAGTTTCAACAGAACTTCGTCATCCTTCCGTTGAAGAATGTCACCTTTGCCGTAATTCAGCCAATACTCCAGGAGGCCGCTCCTGCGGCACGCGTCACTCATGATCCTACTGCAAATAATGTGATTATCTTCGGTGACGAAGAAGCTCAGAATCGACTGGCTTCAATCCTGGAAAAAATGCAAGCACAGACAAAAGCGGCCAGCGACGAATCGGATCGAACCACGGCTGTCTATCCCGGACTGGAAGGTAAAAGCGGCGGCGACTTGGTTAAATTGCTGCGTCAGCTCGTTCCCGGAGCGACTCTGGAAGACGACCCCGATGCGGGGACGATCATCGCCATCGCCACTGAGGAAGAACACCAGAAACTATCGGAAACACTTCAGAAGCTGAAAGAACAGTCGGACTCGGCTGAAAAGCCAGAAGCGGCCAGGATCGCTTTGAAGAAAGCCAATGCGAACGATGTTCGCCGATTATTGGAAGATGCATTACCCGACGTGGAAGTTCGAGCTTCCCGGGATGACACCGCTGTGATGGTGGTGGCGCGACCAAGCCAGATTCAGCTCATTCGCGATATCATTGTAAAACTCGATGCAGGTCAGATCGATGAAACGGCTTCATTGAAAGTCTATTCGCTCGAAAGTATTCCAGGAGCCAATGCCGGTCAAACCTTGATGATGGTTTTTCCACAAGCGAAATACACGCTCGGAACTGCCGATCCTTATAAGATCATTCTTTGGGGATCAGAAGAAGAACATGCTGAATACGCCAAGATGATCGAGCAGATCGATGCCGATTGGAAACCTCAATCAAATGCTTCGATGAAAATTTATGAATTGAAAGGGATCGATACCAATATGGTCGTCCCCGTGATTCAACAGGCTGTTCCCCGCGCGACCTTCGCTACCAGTAATTCTCTGCAACGGTTGATCATCTGGGCGACTGAGTCGGGTCATGCGGAAATTGCTCAGATTATTACTCAGCTGGAAGAGCAGGGACCTGTCGGTAAGGATGCCGAGATGAGGGTTTATAGCTTTAATGCAACACAGGCAACTGCGGTTGTGCCTATCATTCAGGCTGAGATTACCTCTGCCCGATTTGGTCACTCGCCCGATCCATACAAAATGATTGTCTGGGCGACTCCTGCGGAACATGATGAAATCAAATCCATTGTGGATAAATTAGAAGCTGAAGAGACAGCGGTAAACAGTGGAGAAATGACGGTCTATTCGCTGGAAACTGTCCCGGCCAGTGTCGCGCAGTCGATCATTCAGGCCGCCCACCCTTCCGTTCGCTTTGGCGCCAGTCCCGACAACAAAAAGTTAGTGACCTGGGCGACACCGGAACAGCATGTCAAAATTCAGGAAATGGTTACCAAGCTGGATGCCCAAGCAGGTGGCAATGATTTCGAGTTGAGAATTTACACATTAGAAGCGACAGGGTCGGCCTATGCCTATCCTATCGTTGCCAATGCTGTTCCGGGCATTGTTGTTTCTTACAGTCAGGACCCCAGCAAACTGATGGTTTGGGGTTCACCTGCTCAACTGGCAAAGATCGACAAGATCATCGAGCAGATTAAATCTGATGGCCCGCCCGCCAAGGATGCTTATGTGGAAACCTATACCTTCAACAAGATTCCCGCCGCCAATGCGATCGCGATTTTGCAGATGGCTTTTCCACAGACTCGAATTACGACGACACAAGATCCACGGCACTTGGCCATTTGGGCCAGACCGAACGAGCATGAAGGATTGGCTGCCATTGTTGAAAAACTGGACAGCAGCCTGGGAGACAGTGAAAACAGAGCGATTCAGGTTTTTCCTCTCAACAATGTCAGTCACATAACCTTGCTGGAATTCTTAAAGCCGGACTTGAAAGCGAACGCCAACTTTACGCCTAACACCGCGACAGACAATTTGATTGTGCAGGCACCCGAAGATCAGATGGAGGGGTTGGCTGCAGCCATTACCGACCTGGTAGAGAAACTACCAAAAGATGAAAAACCAGTCCCCAAAGTCTACCGATTTCAACATGCTGATCCAAATGCGGCTATAGCTGTTTTACGTACGTTGACTCCGCAGGCGAATATCGCCGTTGATCAACGTGCTCGCAGCCTGGTCGTCACTGCTTCGCCGGCGGATCAGGAAACGATTGCCGCCGCAGTGGCTGAGATGGATTCAAAAGAGGCTTCCTCACGAGGGAACCTGCTGAAGCATTACAAAATTAATAACGTCGAAGTGAGCAGTATGATGGGTATGTTGCAAACTTTGTTTGCATTCCAACCCGAAGTCCGCTTCTCGATGGACGCCAATACGAGCACACTCGTTGCTTACGCAACCGATCCACAGCATGTGGAGATTGCCGAATTCATCGACAGTCTCGACTCAGTGGGTGCAGCACAGACATCCAAGGCGTATCCACTAAAAAACCTCGATGTGAATGCGACGTTTGGAATCGTCCGGGCTATGTTTCCTCGAAATCCGGCCGTGCCCGATCAACCGACCCGATCCATTGTGTTTGTCGGTTCTGATAATGATCACGCACGACTTGCGGAAATGCTGGAGTCAATTGATGTCCAGGGAAGTCAAACAAACCAGGAAATTAAAGCTTACCCGGTCGAAAATGTTCAGCCGAACTCGTTAGTGAATATGCTGCAGAATCTGTATCGGTTCCGACAGGACATTTATTTTTCGGTAGACCCGCAAAATAATATTATTATGGCTCATGCGCCTGCTGAATATCAGGAAAAAATCGCTGCCACTATCGCCGAAATTGACCAACAAAAAAACACATCCATATCAAAGGCTTTTTCGAGCTCTAAGGTTTCCGGGCGTTCCTTGTATCAACTTTTACTGGCACAGTTTCGCCGAAATCCGGAAGTCAGTATTTCTCTCGATCCTCAAGGTGGGATGGTGATGGCCTTCGCTCCTGAAAAGAAAATGGTCGAGATTGAAGAAGCGGTCGCCGCGATTGAAGCATCAGCAAAAGAAATCGTTAGTCAGGTTTACAAACTGGACGAAATTGATGCCCGCGCGATGTATCAGGTGTTACGAGGAATGTTGCCTGATGCGAATGTCTCTTTTGATAATCAAAGTAATACGCTGATGGTGGCCGGATCAGCGGAAGAACAGGCGCTAGTGGAGAAAATGATTCAACAACTGGAAGCCGAAGAGTCTCAAGTTGTGACGGATCGTGTTTCGAAAGTCTATCAAAGCGAAAAGATTGCTTCGAACTCTTTGCTTCGTGTGATCACGGATCTCTTTAGAAACAGCCGAACCGTGAGTGTCACTGAAAACAGAGAATCAAACTCGGTTGTCGTGTATGCGAAACCAATCGAGCATGAGCGAATAGGCGAAATGATGGTCGCTCTCGAAGAGGGAACCACAGAAAACACGATTGCCGTCTATCGTCTTGAGAATGCTGATCCACGTTCACTCCAGGTCGCCTTACGAAGTTCAGTTCCTGATGCTCAAGTTGGTATCGATGCCAGTAACTATTCCATCGTCGTTACTGCTTCGGAAACAGACCAGGCTCGCGTCAAAGAGACCATTGCGCAACTCGACATGGATCCGGATGAAGGTAAAAAACTCGAAGTCTTTAACCTGCAACTGAACGACGCCTACACTGCGGAAGCGGCAGTGGAACGATTCTTCGGGAATTCGATCTGGGACGACAATCCGTCCGCACCCTTGATCGATTCCGACGTCGCCAATCAGCAGTTGCTGGTTCGTGGCTCGGATCAGCAGATTAAGAATATCCGTGAGTTCCTCGTCAAAATGGGTGAAAACCACCTGGCCGAGAGTACCTCTTCCAATAACAAGAAAATCCGAGTCATTCCTTTCGAAGGAAACACCCAGGAAGCGATTGAAGAGTTACAGAGAATCTGGCCTCAGTTGCGGAGTAACCGTATTAAACTAGTCGTCCCTTCCGCCGTCGCACCGACCATGCGTAAGTTTCGGAAGATTCATGAGGACACCCCTGAAAATACTGACCCGGAAAACAACGCTAACTTTTCTGTTCAAGATGACGTAGAAGCCGAGAAAGCGGAACTAGTGGAAGAAGCCATTGTAGAACCGGCGGAAACAGAATCGGTGGAAGAGGTAATTACAGAACAGGCTGCAGAGCCTCAACCTACAGCTGAAGAATTGCGGGAACAGCAGGAAATGCAAAAGCTCATTGATAAAGCGCGAGCGAAACTGAAGGCGATTGAAGAAGCGGAGAAAGCAGAAGCAGAGGAGAAAGCGAATACGCCATCTGCCAGCCAAGATGTTCCGTCTCAGTTCAATGAACCTGCTGCGGCACCCCAGGAAGCCGCACCCGTAAAACCTTCTGCTGCAGTCGAGGACAATCAACTTGAGCCGGCGCAACCTGCACCGACTCAACCCGAGCAGCCGATGCCTACACAACCCGGACCCGATATCTCTGTGCAAGAGAATGCGGATAACGAGTCGGCACCTCCAGTCATTATTGCTCCCGGTAGTGACAGCATTACGATCTCTTCCGATGATCCGGAAGCACTTAATCAGATTGAACGATTATTACGAGCAATGTCCCGTAACGAATCACAGCCTTCTCTTGGGAAGGACTTTGTTATTTTCCAGTTGAAGTACGCGAGTGCAGAAAGCGTGGAAGATACTCTGGACGATCTGTTCAACGGGAACAATCGCCGACGAGGTGGGGGGGCTCGGAATCGTCAAACCAGCTTCTCACCGTTTTCTTCCATTACGATTCAGGCAGACGAACGATTGAATGCCCTCATCGTTTATGGAAACAAAAAAGAACGAGACATGGTTGAAGAACTGTTGCAGGTTCTCGATACGGAAGAGAGCAACAAAGTCCTTGAACAGAATCAGCCGCGGATTGTAACCGTCCAAAATGCTCCGGCAGTTCGAATCGAAGCAGTATTGAGAGATATTTACAGTTCAGAGCTCAGAAGTGCAGGAGGTGCACGACCGATCCCGGTTCCAACAGGAGTGTCGCTGGAAGTTGCCACGACGATTCAGCAGATCAACATTACAATGGCGGGCCCACTGCTCACGTTGACGGTCGATGAAGATACGAACTCGATTATCGTTGCTGGTGCAGATCGACTGGTGAATCAGGTCGTCGATTTAATCGAACAATTGGATCAAAAGGCCGAGACTGAATCGACTCAGACGTTCCGAGTTGTACCGCTGAAGAAGATTAACTCCAGCCGCGCTCGTGAAGTGCTGCAGGAACTTTTCCCTCAAAATAACTTTGGAAGTGGAAATAACTCCCGTCGCGGACGAGGTCGCCGCGGTCGTTAA
- a CDS encoding lipopolysaccharide kinase InaA family protein yields the protein MKNFEFENWDEGRVQVNQEFTAVLKQNGLTTFNALMDYSGGETAKNVLAERVTTRIDLTDTSGASRSFYIKRHTPAPMKEYLKAWSRLRTPLLSARYEWEAILNFHQVGISTMIPVAFGEKGRYSFLITESLEDCWKLSHWVRDQQPEEEQLESVVKQVAEITRKMHSAGMHHQDYYLGHLMLAKNGSPQTIHVIDLGRVLKRPRLHERWIVKDLAQLRYSASMLDSRYHDLFVENYFERSKSACDQALLQRIKRKTEQIARHSQRHAL from the coding sequence ATGAAAAATTTCGAGTTTGAAAACTGGGACGAGGGTCGGGTGCAGGTGAACCAGGAGTTTACCGCCGTTCTAAAACAGAATGGACTGACGACATTTAACGCCTTGATGGACTACTCGGGCGGCGAAACAGCCAAGAATGTGCTGGCAGAACGGGTCACTACGCGGATCGACTTAACTGATACTTCCGGGGCCTCACGCTCGTTTTATATTAAACGACACACGCCGGCCCCGATGAAAGAATATCTCAAAGCCTGGAGTCGTTTGCGAACTCCGCTGTTGAGTGCCCGTTACGAATGGGAGGCGATTCTCAACTTTCATCAGGTTGGAATCTCAACGATGATCCCTGTCGCGTTCGGAGAGAAAGGACGCTATTCGTTTCTGATAACCGAGTCTCTGGAGGATTGCTGGAAGCTCTCGCACTGGGTCCGGGATCAACAACCCGAGGAAGAGCAACTGGAGTCGGTGGTCAAGCAGGTTGCCGAGATTACCCGTAAAATGCATTCCGCCGGGATGCATCATCAGGATTATTACCTGGGCCATTTGATGCTTGCGAAGAATGGATCACCACAGACGATCCATGTGATTGATCTTGGACGTGTTTTGAAGCGTCCTCGATTGCATGAGCGATGGATCGTGAAAGACCTGGCTCAACTCCGGTATTCTGCCAGCATGCTCGATTCACGATATCACGATCTGTTCGTGGAAAATTATTTCGAGCGGTCCAAATCAGCCTGTGATCAGGCATTGTTACAGCGGATTAAACGAAAGACGGAGCAGATTGCGCGGCATTCTCAGCGTCATGCGCTCTAA
- a CDS encoding glycosyltransferase family 4 protein, giving the protein MHIALVKGRYSLRHGGSERYCVNLSRQLKKRGHDVSVIGHTIDEELQDEVEFIPVRRNMMMSSTKNRSFAENCGKEVKKRKFDLVYGIGRAFGLDAVRVTERLQSHWLRVNYKPQWRYQMQTWNPRHRTLVEMERQIYQSSDTKRIITQSQLDRRLVMENYGISEEKIRIVYNGVDLGQFNLAQRDSRDEIREELALSSDQKLMVFASMDFPGKGLRYIIESLSRMQEDNVVLAVLGKGPIPQYQAIAKEFHVQERVQFLGRRSDIQRFYGAGDLFILPTAYEPFPNVNLEAMACGLPVLTTSTSGGADIIREQENGYLISAIDAVEEMIELLDTHFKKSDSELDAMRANCWATAEQMPIEKNVERTLEVFEEVLHEKFRV; this is encoded by the coding sequence ATGCACATTGCATTAGTCAAAGGTCGCTATTCATTACGGCATGGTGGGTCGGAACGGTATTGCGTGAATCTGTCGCGGCAGTTGAAGAAACGAGGGCACGACGTTTCCGTCATTGGTCATACGATTGATGAAGAACTGCAAGACGAGGTTGAGTTTATCCCGGTGCGACGAAATATGATGATGTCGTCGACGAAAAACCGCTCTTTTGCCGAGAACTGTGGCAAAGAAGTTAAAAAGCGAAAGTTCGATCTCGTCTATGGGATCGGTCGTGCTTTCGGACTTGATGCAGTACGCGTAACAGAACGGTTGCAGTCGCACTGGCTTCGGGTCAATTACAAACCCCAGTGGCGCTACCAGATGCAGACGTGGAACCCACGGCATCGCACTTTGGTCGAGATGGAACGGCAGATTTATCAATCGTCTGATACCAAACGAATTATCACCCAGTCACAATTGGACCGACGATTGGTGATGGAGAATTACGGCATTTCGGAAGAAAAGATTCGCATCGTCTACAACGGTGTTGATCTCGGACAGTTCAATCTCGCTCAACGGGATTCTCGCGATGAGATACGCGAAGAACTCGCCTTGAGTTCCGATCAGAAGTTAATGGTCTTCGCATCCATGGATTTCCCGGGGAAGGGGCTCAGGTACATTATTGAATCGCTCTCCCGCATGCAGGAAGATAATGTCGTCCTTGCCGTGCTCGGTAAGGGGCCAATCCCTCAGTACCAGGCAATAGCGAAGGAATTCCATGTTCAGGAACGGGTGCAGTTTCTAGGACGCCGCAGTGATATCCAGCGGTTTTATGGAGCGGGGGACCTCTTCATTCTTCCGACGGCATACGAACCTTTTCCGAATGTCAATCTGGAAGCGATGGCGTGCGGATTGCCGGTGCTGACGACGAGCACATCGGGCGGGGCAGATATTATTCGAGAACAGGAAAATGGATATTTAATCTCGGCGATTGATGCCGTGGAAGAGATGATCGAACTGCTGGATACGCATTTCAAAAAATCGGACTCGGAATTGGACGCGATGCGGGCCAATTGCTGGGCTACGGCAGAGCAGATGCCAATCGAAAAAAATGTTGAACGAACACTCGAAGTTTTTGAGGAAGTACTCCATGAAAAATTTCGAGTTTGA
- the waaF gene encoding lipopolysaccharide heptosyltransferase II, with amino-acid sequence MKIALFLPNWIGDAVMATPAIRAIREHYLDAEIFGIMRPYVGQVLEGLDLVDRTLLYSPRTRNPELKAWNLSQELRSEKIDIAVLFPNSLRTAAMAWLSGASRRVGFSRDLRGWLLTDRLQPLSRKVPNPVVDEYLRLAEHLGCTQLTRQTELAVTSADEDAIEMFWRKQGSVLHNKGTICINSGGAFGAAKDWPKEYFAELARKLAVEQNKTILVLCGPSEVDNAREIVRQADHPQVITLAGEKLSLGLTKAAIRESELLITTDSGPRHFAQPFNVPVVSLYGPTHIAWSDTYYDKGINLQKEVDCGPCQKRDCPLGHHRCMTGMKVETVYQTVVSLWEQGQSGQVRRAA; translated from the coding sequence ATGAAAATCGCTCTCTTTTTACCAAACTGGATCGGCGATGCTGTGATGGCGACGCCCGCTATCCGGGCGATTCGGGAACATTATCTCGATGCCGAAATCTTCGGCATTATGCGGCCCTATGTCGGGCAAGTTCTGGAAGGACTTGATCTGGTCGACCGGACCTTGTTGTATTCGCCCCGCACGCGTAACCCCGAGTTAAAAGCCTGGAATCTGTCGCAGGAATTGCGATCTGAAAAAATCGATATCGCTGTGCTGTTTCCTAATTCGCTGCGAACTGCGGCGATGGCCTGGTTGTCTGGTGCAAGTCGACGCGTCGGTTTCAGTCGCGATCTCCGAGGCTGGTTGCTGACGGATCGACTTCAACCTCTATCCCGAAAAGTACCGAATCCAGTTGTCGATGAATACCTGCGTCTGGCAGAGCACCTGGGCTGCACGCAATTGACTCGTCAAACTGAGTTGGCCGTCACTTCCGCTGATGAAGACGCGATTGAAATGTTCTGGAGGAAGCAGGGATCGGTTCTGCATAACAAGGGGACCATCTGCATTAATTCTGGCGGCGCATTTGGAGCGGCGAAAGACTGGCCGAAGGAGTATTTTGCAGAACTGGCACGCAAGCTGGCTGTTGAGCAGAACAAAACGATTCTGGTTCTCTGTGGTCCGTCCGAAGTCGACAATGCGCGTGAGATTGTACGGCAAGCCGATCACCCCCAGGTGATCACGCTGGCTGGTGAGAAACTGAGTCTGGGACTGACCAAAGCGGCGATCCGAGAGAGTGAACTCCTCATCACGACGGACTCCGGTCCTCGCCATTTCGCCCAGCCATTTAATGTCCCCGTGGTTTCGCTATACGGGCCGACGCATATTGCCTGGAGCGATACCTACTACGACAAAGGAATTAACCTCCAGAAAGAAGTCGATTGCGGCCCCTGCCAGAAGCGAGACTGTCCGCTCGGTCATCATCGGTGCATGACAGGAATGAAGGTGGAGACCGTTTATCAAACGGTGGTGAGTCTGTGGGAACAGGGACAATCGGGGCAAGTTCGCCGCGCGGCGTAA